Proteins encoded within one genomic window of Priestia megaterium:
- a CDS encoding glycosyltransferase, with protein MKISVVMPFYNCPYIDQAIQSVLNQTYTNIEILVVSDGSTDYLEKVTPFLDRIRFIEKENGGTASALNMGIQNATGDYISWLSSDDIFYPEKTEIQLKTMLQKNSFISYTNYVAINEKNEFITPPVGEYFPNRLDFLKTMKERNIICGCTILIHRKIFSEIGLFDTTLPYTHDYDLWLRILQKYSFDYLPSPLVQYRVHPNMGTKKYALEIEKEIKFVQKKHIDSINDAIVKHISNQ; from the coding sequence ATGAAAATATCTGTTGTAATGCCTTTTTATAATTGCCCCTATATTGATCAAGCTATACAAAGTGTATTAAATCAAACCTATACTAATATTGAAATTTTAGTTGTTAGTGACGGTTCTACCGACTATTTAGAAAAAGTAACACCTTTTCTTGATAGAATACGGTTTATAGAAAAGGAAAATGGTGGAACTGCAAGTGCTTTAAATATGGGGATTCAAAATGCGACGGGAGATTATATCAGCTGGTTAAGCTCTGATGATATATTTTATCCTGAAAAAACAGAAATACAATTAAAAACAATGTTGCAAAAGAATTCATTTATTAGTTATACAAATTATGTTGCTATTAATGAGAAAAATGAATTTATAACTCCGCCGGTTGGAGAATATTTTCCTAATAGATTAGATTTTCTAAAAACTATGAAAGAAAGAAATATAATATGCGGTTGTACGATTCTTATTCATCGTAAAATTTTTTCGGAGATTGGCCTCTTTGATACTACTTTACCTTACACTCATGACTATGACCTCTGGCTTCGTATCCTTCAAAAGTATTCATTTGATTATTTGCCCTCTCCTTTGGTACAATATCGTGTTCACCCAAATATGGGAACAAAGAAATATGCTCTTGAAATTGAAAAAGAAATTAAATTTGTTCAGAAAAAGCATATAGATTCTATCAATGATGCAATTGTTAAACATATCAGTAATCAATAG